From Micromonospora carbonacea:
CGCACCTCGATGGTGCAGACGTCGGTGCCGGCGGTGACCAGCTCCAGGTCGCCCGGCCGGCCCCGGGTCACCACCTGCAACTCCTCGTGCCCGGTCACCCGCAGCACCGTGTACTGCCAGTCCCCGGCGCAGAACGGGCCGTCGCCCGCCCGCACCGAGACCGAGCCGGACAGCACCCCGGCCGGGCCGCGCAGCAGCGCGACGACCCGGTCCACCGACGGGCCGTCGCGGCAGGGGCCGGCGACCAGGTCGGAACCCGGGGTGGTCGACGGCACCGCCGCGGGCGGGGTGACCGGCGCCGTCGGGCCGGTGGGCGTGGCGGCGGCCGACGCGGCGGGACCGGGTGGGCCGGTCGGGCCGGTGCTGGGCAGGGCGGCGGGCTGGCGCAGCTCCGGCGGCGTGCCGCAGCCGGCGAGCGTGACGGCGAGGAGGGCGAGCAGCCCGATCGCGCCGGGCAGCCGGGAGGAGCGGCCGGGCAGCCGGGCGGGACCGGAGCGACCGGGCGCGCGGGACGGGCCGGAGGCGCCGGGCGCGCGGGACACCGGTCGGTGCGGTGCGGATGGCGGCACGGGCCGATCCTTGCATCGGAGAACGTCGTTGCGGCCGGGATGGCCGAGCCCATCGTAGGAGCCATCGGCGCGGCCGTGAAGGCCCACCGGGCCGGTCCCGCGGGGGCGACCGTCCAGGGCGGCCGTCAGTCGAGGACGCGGTGGCCGGCGCGGCGCAGCGCGGCGGTCGCCTCGCCCAGCCGCACGGCGGGCACGAGCACGTGGTCGGTGTCGTACGTGGAGAAGGCGACCGGATCGACCCGCGCCTCGGTCAGCGGGCCGATCAGCGCGGCCAGGGTGCCGGTCACCGCCTGCCCGAGCGGGCCGACGATCCGCAGGCACCGCCAGTCGGTCTCCACCTCGCCCGGCGCGCGGGGGGTCGGGCAGATCACGGAGACCCC
This genomic window contains:
- a CDS encoding ACT domain-containing protein, with the protein product MVDVALLPGEYAVCRLAAGAVLGPALWGELGDAEVVSVSWAADGVSVICPTPRAPGEVETDWRCLRIVGPLGQAVTGTLAALIGPLTEARVDPVAFSTYDTDHVLVPAVRLGEATAALRRAGHRVLD